In Clostridia bacterium, the sequence GAGCTTTTATGAAGGTATATTTGGATAACGCGTCCACAACGAAAATGAGCAAAGCGGCGATCGAAGCGATGATCCCGTTTTTCGAGGAGTACTACGCGAATCCGTCGAGTTTGCATTCGATGGGGCAGGAAGTCAAAGAGAAGCTCGAAGAGGCGCGCGCCGCGGTCGCAAAGGCGCTCGGCGCGAATCCCGAGGAGATCTATTTTACGTCGGGCGGGAGCGAAGCGGATAATCAAGCGATCCTGTCCGCCGCGAAGATCGGCGAGAGAAAGGGGAAAAAGCATATCGTGACGACGGCGTTTGAGCATCACGCTGTCCTGCATACCCTCGCGAAACTCGAAAAGCAAGGCTTCGAGGTGACCTATCTTCCCGTCGGGAGCGAAGGGAACGTGACCGCCGCCGAAGTCGCCGCCGCGATCCGCGAGGATACTTGTCTCGTAACCGCGATGAGCGCGAATAACGAGATCGGATCGGTGCTTCCGATCGCGGAGATCGGCGCGGTGTGCAGAGAAAAGAAAGTTCTGTTCCACACGGACGCCGTGCAAGCGGTCGGGCATATCCCGATGAACGTTTCGGAGATGAAGATCGATCTTTTATCCCTGTCCGCGCATAAGTTCCACGGTCCCAAAGGCGTCGGCGTTTTGTTCGCGCGAAAGGGCGTCGCTTTGTCGAACCTGATCGAAGGCGGCGCGCAGGAGAAAGGTCGCCGCGCGGGAACGGAGAACCTATCGGGTATCGCGGGGCTTGCCGCCGCGCTGACGGAGGCGACGGAGCATTTGAACGAGAACGCGAAGCGGGTCGCGAGACTGCGCGATAAACTCATAAGCGGGCTCAGCGCGATCCCCCACAGCGTCTTGAACGGCGATAAAGAAAACCGCCTGCCCGGGAACGTGCATTTCTGCTTCGAAGGGATCGAGGGAGAAAGCCTGCTCCTTTTGTTGGACGAATTCGGGATTGAAGCGTCCTCGGGGTCGGCGTGCACGTCGGGTTCGTTGGATCCGTCCCACGTCCTTCTCGCGATCGGGCATCCGCACGAGATCGCGCACGGATCGCTTCGCTTGACGCTTTCCGAGTACACGACCGAAGAGGAGATCGATCTCGCGCTCGAAGCAATCCCGAAAGTCGTGGCGAGACTTCGCGCGATGTCGCCGATTTGGAGAGATAAGACGCAAGGAAAGAAACCTTTTATATTGGAATAAGGAGAAAGACGATGGCTTTATACAGTGAAAAAGTAATGGACCATTTCAGAAATCCCCGTAACGTCGGCGTGATCGAAGACGCGAACGGAATCGGTGAAGTCGGAAACGCCAAATGCGGCGATATTATGAAGATCTATTTGAAGATCAAAGACGGGATCATCGAGGACGTAAAGTTCGAGACGTTCGGATGCGGCTCCGCGATCGCGTCGAGCTCGATGGCGACCGAACTTATCAAGGGGAAACCGCTTTCCGACGCGCTCACTTTGACGAATCAAGCGGTCACGGAAGCGCTGGACGGGCTTCCCGCGCATAAGATCCACTGCTCGGTTCTCGCGGAAGAGGCGATCAAAAACGCGATCCTCGATTATTATCAAAGGGAAAATATCCCCTACGATGAAGAGACCTTC encodes:
- the nifU gene encoding Fe-S cluster assembly scaffold protein NifU — its product is MALYSEKVMDHFRNPRNVGVIEDANGIGEVGNAKCGDIMKIYLKIKDGIIEDVKFETFGCGSAIASSSMATELIKGKPLSDALTLTNQAVTEALDGLPAHKIHCSVLAEEAIKNAILDYYQRENIPYDEETFRGAGHVCCHE
- the nifS gene encoding cysteine desulfurase NifS, whose translation is MKVYLDNASTTKMSKAAIEAMIPFFEEYYANPSSLHSMGQEVKEKLEEARAAVAKALGANPEEIYFTSGGSEADNQAILSAAKIGERKGKKHIVTTAFEHHAVLHTLAKLEKQGFEVTYLPVGSEGNVTAAEVAAAIREDTCLVTAMSANNEIGSVLPIAEIGAVCREKKVLFHTDAVQAVGHIPMNVSEMKIDLLSLSAHKFHGPKGVGVLFARKGVALSNLIEGGAQEKGRRAGTENLSGIAGLAAALTEATEHLNENAKRVARLRDKLISGLSAIPHSVLNGDKENRLPGNVHFCFEGIEGESLLLLLDEFGIEASSGSACTSGSLDPSHVLLAIGHPHEIAHGSLRLTLSEYTTEEEIDLALEAIPKVVARLRAMSPIWRDKTQGKKPFILE